The genomic segment CTGCTGCGTACGGCCCTGGTGCACGGCTTCGGCGACGACCTCGGCCCGGCCCTCGGTCCGCGAGCGCAGCAGGTCGGTGGAGACGTGCACGGCCATGGCGTGCCGGCCGGGGCCGGCCGCCGCCGACGCCCCGAAGGAGGCCGCGCTCTCGACGGCGGTGGTGTAGACGCCGCCGTTGACGATGCCCCACGGGGTGTGGTGGTCCGGTCCGAGGTCGATGTGGCCGCGGACGCGGGTGGGGCTCACCTCGGTGACGACCAGCCCCGCCGCCGCGACGAACGCGCTCTCGGCCGGCCGGGGGTCAGCGGAAGGCCTGGACACCGGTCACCGCCTTGCCGATGGAGAGCAGGTGCATCTCCTCGGTGCCCTCGTAGGTGAGCACCGTCTCCAGGTTCACCATGTGCCGGAACACCGGGTACTCCAGGGTGATGCCGTTGCCGCCCAGGATCGTCCGGGCGCTGCGGGCGATGTCGAGCGCCGCGCGCACATTGGCGAGCTTGCCCACGCTGATCTGTACGGGGTCCAGGCGGCCGGCGTCCTTGAGCCGTCCGAGCCGGGCGGCCAGCAGGGACGCCTGGGCGACCTGCACGGCCATCTCCGACAGCTTCCGCTGGGTGAGCTGGAAGCCGGCCAGGGGACGGCCGAACTGCTCGCGCTGGCCCGCGTACTCCAGGGCCGTCTCGTAGCAGGCGCGGGCGGCTCCCACCGCGCCCCAGATGATCCCGAAGCGGGCCTCGCTCAGACAGCTCAGTGGCCCGGAGAGGCCCGCGGCGCCCGGCAGGACCGCGTCGGCGGGCAGGCGCACGCCGTCGAGGACGAGTTCACCGGTCACCGAGACGCGCAGCGACAGCTTCCGGGTGATCTTGTTGACGGTGAAGCCCGGCGTGCCGACCGGGACGACGAAGCCGCGGATGCCCTTCGCGCCCCGCTCGGGGTCGGTCTGC from the Streptomyces roseifaciens genome contains:
- a CDS encoding acyl-CoA dehydrogenase family protein, whose protein sequence is MSPLSVAELDPVDVLAVDDELGETERDIRDTVRAFARTELAPHVAEWFEADTMPREVVKHLGALGLLGMHLDGYGCAGTGATAYGVACRELEAVDSGLRSFVSTQGSLAMYAIHRWGSEEQKQRWLPAMAAGEAVGCFGLTEPDAGSDPSAMRTRARRDGDDWVLDGSKMWITNSPFADVAVVWAQTDPERGAKGIRGFVVPVGTPGFTVNKITRKLSLRVSVTGELVLDGVRLPADAVLPGAAGLSGPLSCLSEARFGIIWGAVGAARACYETALEYAGQREQFGRPLAGFQLTQRKLSEMAVQVAQASLLAARLGRLKDAGRLDPVQISVGKLANVRAALDIARSARTILGGNGITLEYPVFRHMVNLETVLTYEGTEEMHLLSIGKAVTGVQAFR
- a CDS encoding PaaI family thioesterase encodes the protein MSRPSADPRPAESAFVAAAGLVVTEVSPTRVRGHIDLGPDHHTPWGIVNGGVYTTAVESAASFGASAAAGPGRHAMAVHVSTDLLRSRTEGRAEVVAEAVHQGRTQQIWVVTVSDGQPLARGQVRLQNTGAGTGQEQA